From the Kitasatospora viridis genome, one window contains:
- a CDS encoding alkaline phosphatase family protein has translation MNRRSVRVAAVLSASVALAAGSLSQAYAAGNDLAARQHGAAKHVLLISVDGLHQSDLSWYVAQHPQSALAKLVNGGVQYTDARTTTPSDSFPGMVAQATGGGPGTTGVYYDDTYNAALLPAGTTDCKGAKPGVEVDLTEDLDKNKASIDAGQGLAGLPGSILQMTGKPQTLLNPSALPVDPTTCKPVYPHSYLQVNTIFEVAKQAGLHTAWSDKHAAYDILNGPSGTGIDDLFTPEINSDANGYPAGNDWTTDNKATQQYDGYKVQAVLNEIDGYDHGRAHKTGTPAIFGLNFQSVSTAQKLPNSDGLPGGYTSKNVPSPLLGKALDYVNAQVGALTAELRKEHLDKSTTVILSAKHGQSPTDPQALTRIDDGPLLDGLNAAWKQAHPGAGDLVAHSVDDDGVLLWLNDRSAAATAFAKNYLLAQNGTGNDVNGAPKAFTASGLTKVYAGEQAADYFGVKPGDPRVPDVFGISQYGVVYTGGKGKVAEHGGAHADDLDVPLVVAGAGTPDHVRDSAPVQTKQIAPTILKLLGLNPQDLQAVRTEHTKVLPVR, from the coding sequence GTGAACCGACGCTCCGTCCGTGTTGCCGCCGTGCTCAGCGCCTCAGTCGCGCTGGCCGCCGGATCGCTCAGCCAGGCCTACGCCGCCGGCAACGACCTCGCCGCCCGCCAGCACGGCGCTGCCAAGCACGTGCTGCTGATCTCGGTGGACGGCCTCCACCAGTCGGACCTGAGCTGGTACGTCGCCCAGCACCCGCAGTCCGCGCTGGCCAAGCTGGTGAACGGCGGGGTCCAGTACACCGACGCCCGGACCACCACCCCCTCGGACTCCTTCCCCGGCATGGTCGCGCAGGCCACCGGCGGCGGCCCGGGCACCACCGGCGTCTACTACGACGACACGTACAACGCCGCGCTGCTGCCCGCCGGCACCACCGACTGCAAGGGCGCCAAGCCCGGCGTCGAGGTGGACCTGACCGAGGACCTGGACAAGAACAAGGCCTCGATCGACGCCGGCCAGGGCCTGGCCGGGCTGCCCGGCTCGATCCTGCAGATGACCGGCAAGCCGCAGACCCTGCTCAACCCGAGCGCCCTGCCGGTGGACCCGACCACCTGCAAGCCGGTCTACCCGCACTCCTACCTGCAGGTGAACACCATCTTCGAGGTGGCCAAGCAGGCCGGCCTGCACACCGCCTGGTCGGACAAGCACGCCGCCTACGACATCCTGAACGGCCCCTCCGGCACCGGCATCGACGACCTGTTCACCCCGGAGATCAACTCCGACGCGAACGGCTACCCGGCCGGCAACGACTGGACCACCGACAACAAGGCCACCCAGCAGTACGACGGCTACAAGGTGCAGGCGGTCCTCAACGAGATCGACGGCTACGACCACGGCCGCGCCCACAAGACCGGCACCCCGGCGATCTTCGGCCTGAACTTCCAGAGCGTCTCCACCGCCCAGAAGCTGCCGAACTCCGACGGCCTGCCCGGCGGCTACACCAGCAAGAACGTGCCCAGCCCGCTGCTCGGCAAGGCGCTGGACTACGTCAACGCCCAGGTCGGCGCGCTCACCGCCGAGCTGCGCAAGGAGCACCTGGACAAGAGCACCACGGTGATCCTCTCCGCCAAGCACGGCCAGTCGCCGACCGACCCGCAGGCGCTCACCCGGATCGACGACGGCCCGCTGCTGGACGGCCTGAACGCCGCCTGGAAGCAGGCCCACCCGGGCGCCGGCGACCTGGTCGCCCACTCGGTGGACGACGACGGCGTGCTGCTCTGGCTGAACGACCGCTCGGCCGCCGCCACCGCCTTCGCCAAGAACTACCTGCTGGCCCAGAACGGCACCGGCAACGACGTCAACGGCGCCCCCAAGGCCTTCACCGCCTCCGGCCTGACCAAGGTCTACGCGGGCGAGCAGGCGGCCGACTACTTCGGCGTGAAGCCGGGCGACCCGCGGGTGCCGGACGTCTTCGGCATCTCGCAGTACGGCGTGGTGTACACCGGCGGCAAGGGCAAGGTCGCCGAGCACGGCGGCGCGCACGCCGACGACCTGGACGTGCCGCTGGTGGTCGCCGGCGCCGGCACCCCGGACCACGTGCGCGACTCGGCCCCGGTGCAGACCAAGCAGATCGCGCCGACCATCCTGAAGCTGCTCGGCCTGAACCCGCAGGACCTGCAGGCGGTGCGCACCGAGCACACCAAGGTGCTGCCGGTCCGCTGA
- a CDS encoding M14 family zinc carboxypeptidase, translating to MLGGACGEAPLISVDASTASGRTVLLADRHPTSRQVLDSAAELVRRHPRACRLRTVGRSRAGRPLHLLSVGHGPRHALVVAGAHANEAAGGATVIELAHRALADLGVVGPAPAAPLRDPDLTWHFLLCLDPDAALLAEVGPREPGVLLDHFRAFHRQAPDEQPEWAPSVGAVLPESRALLELIDELRPFVQCSLHTIELGGAFVQSTAELPGLAEAFGKSAAELGIPLDLGPYDTLYWPSPGPGAYLMPPVAEVERSAAASWAVGTTTWHAPHRYGGSTVIIEVPLWAGERAADAGPLADPAPGLIAAADRLRGRGRLVERLYAATTARLGPEPGPGLRTARETLRVLAPIADDWDPRVPQPGAPAMPPMTGARLAGVEAWSHCLPLRVVALLRRALLERPTGAGRPGGDLADRLDGLLAHWCAEYQRRLGGVWVPAVRQIEQQARAVRSAVELARPGR from the coding sequence GTGCTGGGTGGCGCCTGCGGGGAGGCCCCGCTGATATCCGTCGACGCGTCGACCGCGTCCGGCCGCACCGTGCTGCTGGCGGACCGGCACCCGACCAGCCGCCAGGTGCTCGACTCCGCCGCCGAGCTGGTGCGCCGTCACCCGCGGGCCTGCCGGCTGCGCACCGTCGGCCGTTCGCGGGCCGGCCGCCCGCTGCACCTGCTCTCGGTCGGCCACGGCCCGCGGCACGCCCTGGTGGTGGCGGGGGCGCACGCCAACGAGGCGGCCGGCGGGGCCACCGTGATCGAGCTGGCCCACCGGGCGCTGGCCGACCTCGGCGTGGTCGGCCCGGCGCCCGCCGCCCCGCTCCGCGATCCCGACCTGACCTGGCACTTCCTGCTCTGCCTCGACCCGGACGCCGCCCTGCTGGCCGAGGTCGGCCCCCGCGAACCCGGCGTGCTGCTGGACCACTTCCGCGCCTTCCACCGCCAGGCCCCGGACGAGCAGCCCGAGTGGGCGCCCTCGGTCGGCGCGGTGCTGCCGGAGAGCCGGGCGCTGCTCGAACTCATCGACGAGCTGCGGCCGTTCGTCCAGTGCTCGCTGCACACCATCGAGCTGGGCGGCGCCTTCGTCCAGTCCACCGCCGAACTGCCGGGCCTGGCCGAAGCGTTCGGCAAGTCGGCGGCCGAGCTGGGGATCCCGCTGGACCTCGGCCCGTACGACACCCTCTACTGGCCCAGCCCCGGCCCGGGCGCCTACCTGATGCCGCCGGTCGCCGAGGTGGAGCGCTCGGCGGCGGCCTCCTGGGCGGTCGGCACCACCACCTGGCACGCCCCGCACCGGTACGGCGGCAGCACGGTGATCATCGAGGTCCCGCTCTGGGCCGGCGAGCGGGCGGCCGACGCCGGGCCCCTCGCCGACCCGGCCCCCGGGCTGATCGCCGCCGCCGACCGGCTGCGCGGGCGGGGCCGGCTGGTCGAGCGGCTGTACGCGGCCACCACCGCCAGGCTCGGCCCGGAGCCGGGGCCCGGGCTGCGTACCGCCCGGGAGACGCTGCGGGTGCTGGCGCCGATCGCGGACGACTGGGACCCCCGGGTGCCGCAGCCGGGGGCGCCGGCGATGCCGCCGATGACCGGGGCCCGGCTGGCCGGCGTGGAGGCCTGGTCGCACTGCCTGCCGCTGCGGGTGGTCGCCCTGCTGCGCCGCGCGCTGCTGGAGCGCCCGACCGGCGCCGGCCGGCCGGGCGGTGACCTGGCCGACCGGCTCGACGGCCTGCTGGCGCATTGGTGCGCCGAGTACCAGCGCCGGCTCGGCGGGGTCTGGGTCCCGGCGGTCCGTCAGATCGAGCAACAGGCTCGCGCGGTGCGGTCCGCGGTGGAACTCGCCCGCCCCGGGCGTTAA
- a CDS encoding GNAT family N-acetyltransferase codes for MQIRSTTEADLDTFLSTLCDAFGSVWQSPGESPWWAAYEMDRHLLAEDAAGRPIGTAGAYSFELTLPGGATAPAAGITGVGVLPSHRRQGVLSALMRHQLEQLRGAGEFLAVLLATEAVIYRRFGYGPASYRQRVAVDLGRGAFAVPVEAGGSIELRHRADCEEELAEVYDRVRLVQPGALSRPAHWWAKGAGRPPVSRAPRHIAFHRDAAGRLQGYACYTIAVTDQQRSLRTLTVEELVAATDEAQAALARYCLDHDLVSTVVFADLPPRSPLRWRLADYRAARTEAEQDYLWVRLLDVPRALAARGYPADGRLVVEVDDPFLGERGRYLLVVADGVGVCEPTGEPTELALDVADLGSLYLGGTRASDLVRAGRIRELVPGAALRADALLGAEREPHCVHFF; via the coding sequence ATGCAGATCCGCTCCACCACCGAGGCCGACCTCGACACCTTCCTGAGCACCCTGTGCGACGCGTTCGGGTCGGTCTGGCAGTCGCCCGGCGAGTCGCCCTGGTGGGCCGCCTACGAGATGGACCGCCACCTGCTCGCCGAGGACGCGGCGGGCCGGCCGATCGGCACCGCGGGCGCCTACAGCTTCGAGCTGACCCTGCCCGGCGGGGCGACGGCGCCCGCGGCCGGGATCACCGGGGTGGGCGTGCTGCCATCGCACCGGCGGCAGGGGGTGCTGAGCGCCCTGATGCGGCACCAGCTGGAGCAGCTGCGCGGGGCGGGGGAGTTCCTGGCGGTGCTGCTGGCCACCGAGGCGGTGATCTACCGGCGGTTCGGCTACGGGCCGGCCAGCTACCGGCAGCGGGTCGCGGTGGACCTGGGCCGGGGCGCCTTCGCGGTCCCGGTGGAGGCGGGCGGCAGCATCGAGCTGCGGCACCGCGCGGACTGCGAGGAGGAGCTCGCCGAGGTGTACGACCGGGTCAGGCTGGTGCAGCCGGGCGCGCTCTCCCGCCCGGCGCACTGGTGGGCCAAGGGTGCTGGCCGGCCCCCGGTCTCGCGCGCGCCGCGCCACATCGCCTTCCACCGGGACGCGGCCGGCCGGCTCCAGGGCTACGCCTGCTACACCATCGCGGTCACCGACCAGCAGCGGTCGCTGCGGACGCTCACGGTCGAGGAGCTGGTCGCGGCGACCGACGAGGCCCAGGCCGCGCTGGCCCGCTACTGCCTGGACCACGACCTGGTGAGCACCGTGGTCTTCGCCGACCTGCCGCCGCGCAGCCCGCTGCGCTGGCGGCTGGCCGACTACCGGGCGGCGCGCACCGAGGCCGAGCAGGACTACCTCTGGGTCCGGCTGCTGGACGTGCCCCGGGCCTTGGCGGCCCGCGGCTACCCGGCCGACGGGCGGCTGGTCGTCGAGGTGGACGACCCGTTCCTCGGCGAGCGCGGGCGCTACCTGCTCGTGGTGGCGGACGGCGTGGGCGTCTGCGAGCCGACCGGGGAGCCGACCGAGCTGGCGCTGGACGTCGCCGACCTGGGCTCGCTCTACCTGGGCGGCACCCGGGCGAGCGACCTGGTCCGGGCCGGCCGGATCCGGGAGCTGGTGCCGGGCGCGGCGCTGCGGGCGGACGCGCTGCTGGGCGCGGAGCGCGAGCCGCACTGCGTGCACTTCTTCTAG
- a CDS encoding metallophosphoesterase translates to MRKLYSVPLAVAATGAATLAYSAGYEVRAFRLRRVDVPVLPQGARPLRVLQVSDIHMVTGQHKKQRWLRSLAGLRPDLVVNTGDNLSDPLGVPATLDALGPLMEFPGVYVFGSNDYYGPARKSPTRYLKALASGNHGLNNADGTGRAGITGAVHNPWEKLRDGFDAAGWLDLTNTRGRLTLDGLDIEFTGLDDPHIRRDRYAAVAGGPSADADLSIGVVHAPYLRSLDAFTADGYPLILAGHTHGGQLCVPFYGALVTNCDLDAKRVKGLSTHRAGGNLSHLHVSAGCGTNRYTPIRFACPPEATLMTLTPRPR, encoded by the coding sequence ATGCGAAAGCTGTACTCCGTTCCGCTCGCCGTCGCCGCCACCGGCGCCGCCACGCTCGCCTACTCCGCCGGGTACGAGGTCCGCGCATTCCGGCTCCGCCGGGTGGACGTCCCCGTGCTGCCACAGGGCGCCCGACCGCTACGGGTACTGCAGGTCTCCGACATCCACATGGTGACCGGCCAGCACAAGAAGCAGCGCTGGCTGCGCAGCCTCGCCGGGCTGCGCCCGGACCTGGTGGTCAACACCGGCGACAACCTCTCCGACCCGCTCGGCGTGCCCGCCACCCTGGACGCGCTCGGCCCGCTGATGGAGTTCCCCGGCGTCTACGTCTTCGGGTCCAACGACTACTACGGCCCCGCCCGGAAGAGCCCCACCCGCTACCTGAAGGCCCTGGCCTCCGGGAACCACGGCCTGAACAACGCCGACGGCACCGGCCGGGCCGGCATCACCGGCGCCGTCCACAACCCGTGGGAGAAGCTGCGCGACGGCTTCGACGCCGCCGGCTGGCTGGACCTGACCAACACCCGCGGCCGGCTCACCCTGGACGGCCTGGACATCGAGTTCACCGGACTGGACGACCCGCACATCCGCCGCGACCGCTACGCCGCGGTGGCCGGCGGCCCGTCCGCCGACGCCGACCTGTCGATCGGCGTGGTGCACGCGCCCTACCTGCGCAGCCTGGACGCCTTCACCGCCGACGGCTACCCGCTGATCCTGGCCGGCCACACCCACGGCGGCCAGCTCTGCGTCCCCTTCTACGGCGCCCTGGTCACCAACTGCGACCTGGACGCCAAGCGGGTCAAGGGCCTGTCCACCCACCGCGCCGGCGGCAACCTGTCCCACCTGCACGTCTCCGCCGGCTGCGGCACCAACCGCTACACCCCGATCCGCTTCGCCTGCCCCCCCGAGGCCACCCTGATGACCCTGACACCCCGCCCCCGATAA